In Persicimonas caeni, a single window of DNA contains:
- a CDS encoding putative ABC transporter permease subunit: MISNLIGVKLRMARGSLRSEQDGRFRGPVFLALSILFWVMLFRGSLWLVEQAITIEPVGELLIQKLLSIAFLVFFGLLAFSNIVTAFTTFYLADDLQFLMSKPIPRDSLFSSRFIESLTQSSWIVLLFGLPVFIAAGVGANAPWHYYAMLAGVLLPFVALPTAFATLVALLVTNILEANRTRDAMLFFGLVAFSILFIMVRALRPERLLNPDSFESIGEMLNLLSAPTSAYLPSDWCMNAVIPVLFNSGSPDWWSVAMLYSTPAALFFVAAWCHRKWYERGYSKAQEGRHGASLLQVVRDWLLQRTAEMRGDLDENLDELDKAGSKIVSPFKMLVKKDQKIFLRDASQWSQLLVVVAIIVIYLVNYKYFEVAADERLFGDVGLFFFNLAACGFVVVALSGRFLFPSVSIEGRSFWLILQAPISLEKFLVGKWIGAMLPVVVVGQLLIWASNLLVVQNWFLMLAGSLLIFILSMSVAAMAVGLGAVYPQFHNPNAAKIASSFGAVIYMISGMIVILIVLACTFRVTMHWGAVIDGKNAWPIGGIHYVLTVIGLLLPFAVAAATIRLGAGSLRRRM; the protein is encoded by the coding sequence GTGATCAGCAACCTCATCGGCGTAAAGCTTCGCATGGCCCGCGGCAGCCTGCGCTCCGAGCAGGACGGCCGCTTTCGCGGCCCGGTCTTCCTCGCCTTGAGCATTCTCTTCTGGGTGATGCTCTTTCGCGGCAGCCTCTGGCTCGTCGAGCAGGCCATCACCATCGAGCCGGTGGGCGAGCTTCTCATCCAGAAGCTCTTGTCGATCGCCTTCCTGGTCTTTTTCGGCCTGCTCGCCTTCTCGAATATCGTCACCGCCTTTACGACCTTTTATCTGGCCGACGACCTGCAGTTCTTGATGTCGAAGCCGATCCCACGCGACTCGCTCTTCAGCTCGCGCTTTATCGAGTCGCTGACCCAGTCGTCGTGGATCGTCTTGCTCTTCGGCCTGCCCGTCTTCATCGCCGCCGGCGTCGGCGCGAACGCCCCCTGGCACTACTACGCCATGCTCGCGGGGGTGCTGCTACCTTTCGTGGCGCTGCCCACGGCCTTTGCCACCCTCGTGGCGCTGCTCGTGACCAATATCCTGGAGGCGAACCGCACCCGCGACGCGATGCTCTTCTTCGGGCTGGTCGCGTTTTCGATCCTCTTCATCATGGTGCGCGCGCTTCGCCCCGAGCGCCTGCTCAACCCCGACAGCTTCGAATCCATCGGCGAGATGCTCAACCTGTTGAGCGCGCCGACGAGCGCGTATCTGCCCAGCGACTGGTGCATGAACGCGGTCATCCCCGTGCTCTTCAACTCGGGCAGCCCCGACTGGTGGTCGGTGGCCATGCTCTACAGCACGCCCGCCGCGCTCTTCTTCGTGGCCGCCTGGTGTCACCGCAAATGGTACGAGCGCGGCTACTCGAAGGCCCAGGAAGGCCGCCACGGCGCCAGCCTCTTGCAGGTGGTGCGCGACTGGCTCCTGCAGCGCACCGCCGAGATGCGCGGCGACCTCGACGAGAACCTGGACGAGCTCGACAAGGCCGGCTCCAAGATCGTGTCGCCCTTCAAGATGCTGGTGAAGAAGGACCAGAAGATCTTTTTGCGCGACGCCAGCCAGTGGTCCCAGCTGCTGGTCGTCGTCGCCATCATCGTCATCTACCTGGTCAACTACAAATACTTCGAGGTCGCCGCCGACGAGCGTCTGTTCGGCGACGTGGGCCTCTTCTTCTTCAACCTGGCCGCCTGCGGCTTCGTCGTCGTCGCGCTCTCCGGGCGCTTTTTGTTTCCCTCGGTCAGCATCGAAGGCCGCAGCTTCTGGCTCATCTTGCAGGCGCCCATCTCGCTCGAGAAATTCCTCGTCGGCAAGTGGATCGGCGCGATGCTCCCGGTGGTCGTCGTCGGCCAGCTCCTCATCTGGGCGTCGAACCTGCTGGTCGTACAGAACTGGTTCTTGATGCTCGCCGGCAGCCTGCTCATCTTCATCTTGTCGATGTCGGTCGCCGCCATGGCCGTGGGCCTGGGCGCAGTCTACCCGCAATTCCACAACCCCAACGCCGCCAAGATCGCGTCGAGCTTCGGCGCGGTCATCTACATGATCTCGGGCATGATCGTCATCCTCATCGTGCTCGCCTGCACCTTCCGGGTGACGATGCATTGGGGCGCGGTCATCGACGGCAAGAACGCCTGGCCCATCGGTGGAATACATTACGTGTTGACCGTCATTGGTCTATTGCTACCGTTCGCCGTGGCGGCCGCCACGATCCGACTCGGCGCGGGGTCGCTACGCCGGCGGATGTAG
- a CDS encoding ABC transporter ATP-binding protein, whose translation MTETATATAEQSDRQGYIVQLRKLHKKYGEFTAVDHIDLDVPYGQVFGVLGPNGAGKTTTLRMITGLLKPTSGSITIDGHDMGEDSVAAKSVTGFIPDRPYVYDKLTAFEYLKFIGGLYNMPSKRIAERMREMLELFELREWGDSLIESFSHGMKQRLVFAGALLPKPRLLVVDEPMVGLDPKGHRLIKNLFKELAHEIGMTVLLSTHTLEVAEEVCDNIVIINHGNIIARGTLNELRTESGEDDGSLEQVFLRLTEESKEERAQAVAERFGHEYDASEDGRGTP comes from the coding sequence ATGACTGAGACAGCAACCGCGACCGCCGAACAATCCGACCGGCAGGGCTACATCGTCCAGCTTCGAAAGCTCCACAAAAAGTACGGCGAGTTCACCGCCGTCGACCATATCGACCTCGACGTGCCCTACGGGCAGGTCTTCGGGGTGCTCGGCCCCAACGGGGCGGGCAAGACGACGACGCTGCGCATGATCACCGGGCTGCTCAAGCCCACCTCGGGCAGCATCACCATCGACGGGCACGACATGGGCGAGGACTCGGTGGCCGCCAAGAGCGTCACCGGATTCATCCCCGACCGCCCCTACGTCTACGACAAGCTCACCGCCTTCGAGTACCTCAAGTTCATCGGCGGGCTCTACAACATGCCCTCGAAGCGCATCGCCGAGCGCATGCGCGAGATGCTCGAGCTCTTCGAGTTGCGCGAGTGGGGCGACAGCCTCATCGAGAGCTTCTCGCACGGCATGAAGCAGCGCCTGGTCTTCGCCGGCGCCCTGCTCCCCAAGCCCAGGCTCCTGGTCGTCGACGAGCCGATGGTCGGCCTCGACCCCAAGGGCCACCGGCTCATCAAGAACCTCTTCAAAGAGCTCGCCCACGAGATCGGCATGACGGTGCTCTTGTCGACGCACACCCTCGAGGTCGCCGAGGAGGTCTGCGACAACATCGTCATCATCAACCACGGCAATATCATCGCCCGCGGCACGCTCAACGAGCTCAGAACCGAGTCCGGCGAGGACGACGGCTCCCTCGAGCAGGTCTTCTTGCGGCTGACCGAGGAGAGCAAAGAGGAGCGCGCCCAGGCCGTGGCCGAGCGCTTCGGCCACGAGTACGACGCCTCGGAGGACGGACGGGGGACGCCGTGA
- a CDS encoding EGF domain-containing protein gives MADAALDVSEDTSSEDADIDAVDAPALSEIGEVCSTDDECESGRCETFGDTQICTTDCDETCEGEAVSCFEGTCVPTEYCEDPDGDGYGQGPGCEGTECDLCDTHASCSEDDQGQWFCACDEGYTGDGTTCTDVDECSDGTDDCADNATCTNTDGSFTCECDSGYTGDGTTCTDVDECANQIDNCDANATCTNEPGSFSCACDSGFTGDGTTCTDVDECATDTDNCDANATCTNEPGTFTCACDSGFTGDGVTCTDVDECATDTDNCDANATCTNTDGSFTCECPSTMIGDGITCRYPTSCMDALNNSINTGDGTYTIDADGTGANAPFDVYCDMTTDGGGWTLLGTQVNQDGQRNWDSQSVITDATTFGSIANRHSADFKSPAWTTVAGDDLMLNNAEYNLGYRGLLGNMTYDAHINANWPSTCNTTWMRSGADFGRNLTQTQLDTFGYTYRGHDSNADCFPNGNENTAISVLAADCCWVDGLSNTPSGQATWQTEDHSMVKLSNIVPQACTTGQWPCNDNGLSQTQSAQCYDASCKVVWVEVFVR, from the coding sequence GTGGCTGACGCCGCCCTAGACGTCTCCGAGGACACCTCCTCGGAGGACGCGGACATCGACGCGGTTGACGCTCCCGCGCTGAGTGAGATCGGCGAGGTGTGCTCGACCGACGACGAGTGCGAGTCGGGCCGCTGCGAGACGTTCGGCGACACCCAGATCTGCACGACCGACTGTGACGAGACCTGCGAGGGAGAGGCCGTCTCTTGCTTCGAGGGCACCTGCGTGCCGACCGAATACTGCGAAGACCCCGATGGTGACGGCTACGGTCAAGGCCCCGGCTGTGAGGGCACCGAGTGCGACCTGTGCGACACGCACGCCTCGTGCAGCGAGGACGACCAGGGCCAGTGGTTCTGTGCGTGCGATGAGGGCTACACCGGCGACGGCACCACCTGCACGGATGTCGACGAGTGCTCGGACGGCACCGACGACTGCGCTGACAACGCCACCTGCACCAACACCGACGGCTCCTTCACCTGCGAGTGCGACTCCGGATACACCGGCGACGGCACCACCTGCACGGATGTCGACGAGTGCGCCAACCAAATCGACAACTGCGACGCCAACGCTACCTGCACCAACGAGCCGGGCTCGTTCAGCTGTGCCTGCGACTCCGGCTTCACCGGCGACGGCACCACCTGCACCGACGTCGACGAGTGCGCTACCGACACCGACAACTGCGACGCCAACGCCACCTGCACCAACGAGCCGGGCACCTTCACCTGCGCCTGCGACTCCGGCTTCACCGGCGACGGCGTCACCTGCACCGACGTCGACGAGTGCGCTACCGACACCGACAACTGCGACGCCAACGCCACCTGCACCAACACCGACGGCTCGTTCACGTGTGAGTGCCCGTCGACGATGATCGGCGACGGCATCACCTGCCGCTACCCGACCTCGTGCATGGACGCGCTCAACAACAGCATCAACACCGGCGACGGCACCTACACCATCGACGCCGACGGCACCGGCGCGAACGCCCCCTTCGACGTCTACTGCGACATGACCACCGACGGCGGCGGATGGACCCTCCTGGGCACCCAGGTCAACCAGGACGGGCAGCGCAACTGGGATTCGCAGTCGGTCATCACCGACGCGACGACCTTCGGAAGCATCGCCAACCGGCACAGCGCCGACTTCAAGTCTCCCGCCTGGACCACCGTGGCCGGCGACGACCTGATGCTCAACAACGCCGAGTACAACCTGGGCTACCGCGGACTCCTCGGCAACATGACCTACGACGCCCATATCAACGCCAACTGGCCGTCGACGTGCAACACCACCTGGATGCGCTCGGGTGCCGACTTCGGTCGCAACCTCACCCAGACCCAGCTCGACACCTTCGGCTACACCTACCGCGGCCACGACAGCAACGCCGATTGCTTCCCCAACGGCAACGAAAACACCGCCATCTCGGTGCTCGCCGCCGACTGCTGCTGGGTCGACGGCCTGTCGAACACGCCCTCGGGCCAAGCCACCTGGCAGACCGAGGACCACTCCATGGTCAAGCTGAGCAATATTGTTCCGCAGGCGTGCACCACCGGACAGTGGCCGTGCAATGACAATGGACTGAGCCAAACCCAGTCCGCCCAGTGCTACGATGCCAGCTGCAAAGTGGTCTGGGTCGAGGTCTTCGTTCGCTGA